From the genome of candidate division KSB1 bacterium, one region includes:
- a CDS encoding glutamine--tRNA ligase/YqeY domain fusion protein → MTEPKKRPTVTNFIEQIIQQDLETNKYGGRVHTRFPPEPNGYLHIGHAKSICLNFGLAEKFGGLCNLRFDDTNPSKEDVEYIEAIIRDVRWLGFDWQDRLYYASDYFEQMYEYAIQLIKKGKAYVCDLTPDQIREYRGTLTQPGIESPYRNRSVEENLDLFQRMRAGEFPDGSRTLRAKIDMASPNLNMRDPVMYRIIHASHHRTGDKWCIYPTYDWAHGIEDSIEGITHSICTLEFEDHRPLYDWFLIELGIYRPQQIEFARLNLNYTVMSKRKLLRLVQEGHVSGWDDPRMPTISGLRRRGYTPEAIRDFAERIGVAKANSVVDINLLEHCLREDLNKRAPRVMAVLRPLKVIIDNYPEDKVELLDAMNNPEDPDMGMRKVPFSKVLYIEQDDFMENPPKQFFRLSPGREVRLRYAYYIKCTDVVKHPQTGEIVELHCSYDPESRGGWTPDQRKVKATLHWVSAKHAIPAEVRLYDHLFIKEDPEEVEDGQDFTANLNPRSLERLTSCYLEPSLASAKPGERFQFERLGYFCVDPDSTNDKLVFNRTVTLRDTWAKIAKNQQTM, encoded by the coding sequence ATGACCGAACCGAAAAAAAGACCAACTGTGACGAATTTCATTGAACAAATTATTCAACAAGACTTAGAGACCAATAAATACGGCGGACGAGTGCACACGCGTTTTCCCCCAGAGCCGAACGGGTATCTTCATATTGGACACGCAAAATCGATTTGTTTGAATTTTGGCTTGGCAGAAAAATTTGGGGGGTTATGCAATTTGCGCTTCGATGATACCAATCCCAGCAAGGAGGATGTCGAATATATCGAAGCCATCATTCGAGATGTGCGCTGGCTGGGGTTCGATTGGCAGGATCGGTTATATTACGCATCCGATTACTTCGAACAGATGTACGAGTATGCCATTCAATTGATCAAGAAAGGCAAGGCCTATGTCTGTGATTTGACCCCGGACCAGATCCGTGAATATCGAGGCACTTTAACCCAGCCAGGAATCGAGAGTCCCTATCGCAATCGCTCTGTCGAGGAGAATCTCGATCTGTTCCAACGGATGCGCGCAGGGGAGTTCCCAGACGGTTCCCGCACCCTTCGAGCGAAAATCGATATGGCTTCCCCAAATCTCAATATGCGCGACCCAGTAATGTATCGCATCATTCATGCTTCACATCATCGCACCGGCGACAAATGGTGTATCTATCCGACGTATGACTGGGCTCATGGCATCGAAGATTCCATCGAAGGGATCACGCATTCCATTTGCACGCTGGAGTTCGAGGATCATCGTCCTTTGTACGATTGGTTTCTGATCGAATTGGGCATTTATCGTCCTCAGCAGATCGAATTTGCCCGGCTCAATCTCAACTATACCGTGATGAGCAAGCGGAAACTGCTTCGATTGGTCCAAGAAGGCCATGTTTCAGGATGGGACGATCCGCGTATGCCTACAATTTCTGGATTACGGCGACGCGGTTATACACCAGAAGCGATCCGCGATTTTGCCGAGCGGATCGGCGTCGCTAAAGCCAATAGTGTGGTGGACATCAATTTGCTGGAGCATTGTCTGCGCGAAGATTTGAACAAGCGCGCACCCCGCGTTATGGCTGTTTTGCGTCCGCTTAAAGTGATTATTGACAACTATCCAGAGGACAAAGTCGAATTGCTCGATGCTATGAACAATCCCGAAGACCCAGATATGGGAATGAGGAAGGTGCCGTTTTCGAAAGTGCTCTATATCGAGCAAGACGATTTTATGGAAAATCCGCCCAAACAATTTTTCCGACTTTCCCCAGGGCGAGAGGTACGCTTGCGCTATGCTTATTATATCAAATGCACCGACGTCGTGAAGCATCCCCAGACTGGGGAGATCGTCGAATTGCATTGTAGCTATGACCCAGAAAGCCGTGGCGGTTGGACTCCAGATCAGCGCAAGGTGAAAGCTACGCTCCATTGGGTTTCTGCGAAACATGCGATTCCAGCCGAGGTTCGCCTGTACGATCATCTCTTCATCAAGGAGGATCCCGAGGAGGTCGAAGATGGTCAGGATTTCACTGCCAATTTGAACCCAAGATCGCTTGAGCGTCTCACCTCTTGCTACTTAGAACCAAGCTTGGCGAGCGCTAAACCAGGGGAACGGTTCCAATTCGAGCGGCTCGGCTATTTCTGCGTCGATCCAGATTCGACCAATGACAAATTGGTATTTAATCGAACCGTTACGCTGCGCGATACCTGGGCGAAAATTGCTAAAAACCAGCAGACGATGTAG
- the ispD gene encoding 2-C-methyl-D-erythritol 4-phosphate cytidylyltransferase, whose protein sequence is MGVCAIIAAAGSGIRMGGSVPKQFSEINGKPILVYTLEKFCHCQFIDRIILVVPERWTSLVQDNILNRWPISKSLQVLSGGITRQDSIHQALQSIDDRDEIVVIHDAVRPLLSLDLLEEVIAKGRETGAAVVAVPAYDSIKIVSDFQIQQTISRESAWLIQTPQVFHRDVIVAAYYHAYQRGIISTDDSALVELLGRPIFVVMGSRKNFKITTPEDLEIAGLLLKDQIRPSQMKIGTGYDVHRLIPGRKLILGGVHIPYPKGLIGHSDADVVCHAIGDALLGAAGLMDIGHYFPPTDDRFRDSSSLQLLQRIDELLRDAHYEIINIDVTVIAEHPAISPIAPTMKANLAHVLQIGLDQISIKATTAEGLGAIGREEGIAAHAVCLILKN, encoded by the coding sequence GTGGGTGTTTGTGCGATCATTGCAGCCGCAGGATCGGGAATCAGGATGGGCGGCTCGGTACCAAAGCAGTTCTCTGAAATCAATGGCAAACCAATCCTAGTTTATACCTTAGAAAAATTTTGCCATTGTCAATTTATTGATCGTATTATTCTCGTAGTTCCAGAACGCTGGACTTCGTTGGTTCAAGACAATATTCTGAATCGCTGGCCGATCAGCAAGAGCCTTCAAGTTCTCTCTGGCGGCATCACGCGACAGGATTCTATACATCAAGCATTGCAATCGATTGACGACCGTGATGAAATCGTGGTCATTCATGATGCCGTTCGTCCGCTGCTCTCATTAGACCTTCTTGAGGAAGTGATTGCCAAAGGACGGGAGACTGGCGCGGCTGTGGTGGCAGTTCCCGCCTATGACAGCATTAAAATAGTCTCTGACTTTCAAATCCAACAGACCATATCCCGCGAGTCTGCGTGGCTGATTCAGACTCCACAGGTATTTCACCGGGATGTCATCGTCGCTGCCTATTATCATGCTTATCAGCGAGGGATTATTTCGACTGATGATTCGGCATTGGTGGAATTGCTGGGCAGGCCCATTTTTGTTGTCATGGGAAGTCGCAAGAACTTTAAAATTACAACTCCAGAGGATCTTGAAATAGCAGGACTGTTATTAAAGGATCAAATCCGGCCATCGCAGATGAAAATTGGAACTGGCTACGATGTCCATCGTCTCATCCCTGGGAGAAAACTGATCCTCGGGGGCGTTCATATTCCATATCCCAAGGGGTTAATCGGTCATTCTGACGCGGATGTGGTATGTCATGCTATTGGGGATGCATTGTTGGGAGCTGCGGGGTTGATGGATATCGGGCATTATTTTCCCCCTACGGATGATCGTTTTCGCGATAGCTCAAGTTTGCAATTATTGCAACGGATTGACGAACTGTTGCGAGACGCTCATTATGAAATTATCAATATCGATGTGACCGTTATAGCAGAGCATCCCGCGATCAGCCCCATCGCGCCGACCATGAAGGCCAATCTTGCGCACGTGTTACAGATTGGGCTGGACCAAATTTCGATCAAGGCTACCACGGCCGAAGGTCTCGGCGCGATCGGACGAGAAGAGGGAATCGCTGCTCATGCGGTCTGTTTAATCCTGAAAAATTAG
- the cysS gene encoding cysteine--tRNA ligase: MKIYNTLSRQKELLEPLEPGKVRMYMCGPTVYDYFHIGNARPFILFDVFRRYLKFRGFEVTFVTNLTDIDDKIIKRANEEKISAMEVAEKYAAAFFEDARRLGIQPADAYPRATEHIPDIIALIEKLIQNGMAYQVNGDVYYSVEKFAGYGKLSGKKIEELESGARIEVDPRKKNPLDFALWKAAKPGEPYWESPWGKGRPGWHIECSVMSTKYLGESFDIHAGGVDLVFPHHENEIAQSEGATGKPWVKYWMHNGFLNIEGEKMSKSLGNFFTAREILERYHPAVIRMFFLLKHYRSPINFSEERIREAQNALDRIVSTLDRIDAALADQVLDESSTTAFLAQAIDEIKTGFINEMDDDFNTAGAMAKLFDLVREANLILSNFSPNPADLLALKKIRNIFIEFDSFLGILSFREAKKISMKEDQLIELLIQVRNKLRAEKIWKLADHIRDELAKLGIELKDQPDKTIWSRRLS, translated from the coding sequence ATAAAAATTTATAATACGCTCTCCCGACAGAAAGAACTGCTTGAGCCACTTGAGCCCGGCAAAGTGCGCATGTACATGTGCGGTCCGACCGTATACGATTATTTTCATATCGGCAATGCGCGGCCGTTCATCCTGTTTGATGTATTTCGGCGCTATTTGAAGTTTCGAGGATTCGAGGTGACCTTTGTCACCAATTTGACTGACATTGACGACAAAATCATCAAACGAGCGAATGAAGAAAAAATATCAGCCATGGAGGTGGCAGAAAAATATGCGGCTGCCTTTTTTGAGGACGCGAGGCGATTGGGCATCCAACCAGCCGACGCCTATCCGCGAGCGACAGAGCATATTCCAGACATCATTGCCCTGATAGAAAAATTGATCCAAAACGGCATGGCGTACCAGGTCAATGGAGATGTCTATTATTCGGTTGAAAAATTTGCTGGCTATGGAAAACTATCGGGCAAAAAGATCGAAGAATTAGAATCTGGCGCGCGAATCGAGGTGGATCCGCGCAAGAAAAATCCATTGGATTTCGCATTGTGGAAGGCGGCTAAGCCAGGAGAGCCGTATTGGGAGAGTCCCTGGGGAAAGGGCCGTCCTGGCTGGCATATCGAATGTTCCGTTATGTCCACCAAATATCTTGGAGAATCATTCGATATCCATGCTGGAGGCGTAGATCTCGTGTTCCCTCATCACGAAAACGAAATTGCCCAGAGTGAAGGGGCCACTGGTAAGCCATGGGTGAAATATTGGATGCATAATGGCTTTCTCAATATCGAAGGAGAAAAGATGTCCAAGTCGCTGGGCAATTTTTTTACTGCTCGCGAAATTCTCGAGCGCTATCACCCAGCAGTGATTCGGATGTTCTTCTTGCTGAAACATTACCGGAGTCCCATTAATTTCAGCGAAGAACGGATCCGAGAGGCGCAAAATGCGCTGGATCGGATCGTTTCCACTTTAGATCGGATCGATGCTGCGCTGGCTGATCAAGTTCTTGATGAAAGCTCCACAACTGCGTTCTTAGCTCAGGCCATTGATGAAATTAAAACCGGTTTCATCAATGAAATGGATGACGATTTTAATACCGCTGGTGCTATGGCAAAGCTTTTCGACCTGGTTCGAGAAGCGAATCTGATCTTATCAAATTTTTCACCCAACCCAGCAGATCTTCTCGCGCTGAAAAAGATCAGGAATATCTTTATTGAGTTCGATAGCTTTTTAGGGATCCTTTCATTTCGAGAGGCCAAGAAAATCTCGATGAAGGAGGATCAGTTGATTGAATTATTGATTCAAGTGAGAAACAAATTGCGGGCTGAAAAAATCTGGAAATTGGCCGATCACATCCGTGATGAGCTGGCCAAGCTCGGCATTGAACTAAAAGACCAACCTGATAAAACGATCTGGAGCAGAAGGCTATCTTGA
- the gltX gene encoding glutamate--tRNA ligase, producing the protein MRFAPSPTGHLHIGNVRTAILNWLFAKNTHGKFILRIEDTDLERSADKYTQQICEDLRWLGLHWDEGPEVGGPHHYYRQSQRLPIYQEYAQKLIAAGKAYYCFCTPEELEEMRKESLARGETIKYNQKCLHLTEEQRRAYLAEGRKPAIRFIVPPGPIEFDDLIKGHLSFDGSNIGDFVIMRSEGIPTYNFAAVVDDGLMEITHIIRGDDHVSNTPKQLVIYDALGFTVPKLAHIPMILGPDKTRLSKRHGATSIDYYRSKGYLPEVIINFLSLLSWSSVSGEEILSIQQLIDEFDFKRISKAAAVFNIEKLNWMNGYYIRQLDLDRLTELAIPFLKRAKYPIGDFESTKKMMAVLQNYLDYMEQVIQQAAIFYQNAVVIDDSEARAVIRKDSARKIFWSFLRELDTIEELDANIFRKMMKTVQNETGIMGRDLWVPIRIALTGKMHGPELPHIAEILGKEKCLRFIKNALAN; encoded by the coding sequence GTGAGATTTGCACCAAGTCCGACAGGACATCTTCATATTGGCAATGTTCGAACTGCCATTCTCAACTGGTTATTCGCTAAAAATACGCATGGCAAATTCATTTTGAGGATTGAAGATACCGATCTGGAACGATCGGCCGATAAATATACCCAGCAGATTTGCGAGGATTTACGTTGGCTTGGATTGCACTGGGATGAAGGGCCAGAGGTCGGAGGTCCGCATCACTATTATCGACAATCGCAGCGTCTGCCAATCTATCAGGAATACGCTCAGAAGCTGATCGCCGCAGGCAAGGCCTATTACTGTTTTTGCACTCCCGAAGAACTTGAGGAGATGCGAAAAGAAAGTTTGGCCCGAGGCGAGACCATCAAATACAACCAAAAATGCCTGCATCTGACCGAAGAGCAACGTCGTGCCTATCTGGCCGAAGGCCGAAAACCAGCCATTCGATTTATTGTTCCTCCTGGACCCATCGAGTTCGATGATCTGATCAAAGGACATTTATCGTTCGATGGCAGCAACATCGGCGATTTCGTGATTATGCGCAGTGAGGGGATTCCAACTTACAACTTTGCTGCTGTGGTTGACGATGGCTTGATGGAAATAACTCATATTATTCGCGGCGATGATCATGTCTCGAATACGCCCAAACAGCTTGTCATTTATGATGCGCTGGGATTTACCGTTCCGAAGCTGGCGCACATTCCGATGATCCTCGGTCCAGACAAAACGCGCCTTTCGAAACGCCATGGTGCGACCTCGATCGATTATTATCGCAGCAAAGGCTATTTGCCAGAGGTCATCATCAATTTCCTGAGCTTGTTAAGCTGGTCATCCGTTTCTGGCGAGGAAATTCTCTCGATCCAGCAATTGATCGACGAGTTCGATTTTAAGCGCATCTCCAAAGCTGCGGCGGTATTTAATATCGAAAAGTTGAACTGGATGAATGGATATTACATTCGGCAGCTCGACCTCGACCGACTGACCGAACTGGCGATTCCTTTCCTAAAACGGGCGAAATATCCGATTGGCGATTTTGAGTCGACCAAAAAAATGATGGCGGTACTGCAAAATTACTTGGATTATATGGAGCAAGTGATTCAGCAGGCAGCGATATTCTATCAAAATGCTGTGGTGATCGATGACTCAGAGGCGCGGGCGGTAATTCGAAAGGACAGTGCCAGAAAGATTTTTTGGTCGTTCCTGCGGGAATTGGATACCATTGAGGAATTGGATGCCAATATCTTTCGCAAAATGATGAAGACGGTTCAAAATGAGACGGGCATTATGGGAAGAGACCTCTGGGTCCCGATTCGCATTGCATTGACCGGCAAAATGCATGGGCCAGAATTGCCGCATATTGCCGAGATCCTTGGCAAGGAAAAATGTCTCCGATTTATTAAAAATGCCCTCGCGAATTGA
- the tuf gene encoding elongation factor Tu produces MAKEKFQRTKPHVNIGTIGHVDHGKTTLVAAITHTLARQGLAKAKTYEEIDNAPEEKARGLTINVHHAEYETAKRHYAHVDCPGHADYVKNMITGAAQMDGAILVVSAADGPMPQTREHVLLARQVNVPYLVVFLNKVDQVDDPELLELVELEVRELLSQYEFPGDEIPVIKGSALQALEHPDDPEKVKPILELMEAVDNYIPTPVRAVDKPFLMPVEDVFSITGRGTVGTGRVERGRIKVGDEVEIVGLGVRRKTVCTGVEMFRKLLDEGQAGDNIGVLLRGVDKDELQRGQVIAAPGSITPHTKFKGEVYVLSKEEGGRHTPFFNGYRPQFYFRTTDVTGTIRLPEGVEMVMPGDNVNMDVELITPIAMEEGLRFAIREGGRTVGAGVVTKIIE; encoded by the coding sequence ATGGCGAAGGAGAAGTTTCAGCGGACGAAGCCGCATGTGAATATAGGGACGATAGGGCATGTGGATCATGGGAAGACGACGTTGGTGGCGGCGATTACGCACACGTTAGCGCGACAGGGTTTAGCGAAGGCGAAGACGTATGAGGAGATCGACAATGCGCCGGAGGAGAAGGCGCGGGGTTTGACGATCAATGTGCATCATGCGGAGTATGAGACGGCGAAGCGGCATTATGCGCATGTGGATTGTCCGGGTCATGCGGATTATGTGAAGAACATGATTACTGGGGCGGCGCAGATGGATGGGGCGATATTGGTGGTATCGGCGGCGGATGGGCCGATGCCGCAGACGCGGGAGCATGTGTTGTTGGCGCGGCAGGTGAATGTGCCGTATTTGGTGGTATTTTTGAACAAGGTGGACCAGGTGGATGATCCGGAGTTATTGGAGTTGGTGGAGTTAGAGGTTCGGGAGTTACTGAGTCAGTATGAGTTTCCAGGGGATGAGATTCCAGTGATCAAGGGGAGTGCGTTGCAGGCGTTGGAGCATCCGGATGATCCGGAGAAGGTGAAGCCGATATTGGAGTTGATGGAGGCGGTGGACAATTATATTCCGACGCCGGTGCGGGCGGTGGACAAGCCGTTTTTGATGCCGGTGGAGGATGTGTTTAGTATTACGGGGCGAGGGACGGTAGGGACAGGTCGAGTGGAGCGAGGACGGATCAAGGTAGGGGATGAGGTGGAGATCGTGGGATTGGGAGTGAGGCGGAAGACGGTGTGCACGGGGGTGGAGATGTTTCGGAAGTTATTGGATGAGGGACAGGCGGGAGATAACATAGGGGTGTTGTTGCGGGGAGTGGATAAGGATGAGTTGCAGCGGGGGCAGGTGATTGCGGCGCCTGGGAGTATCACGCCGCATACGAAGTTCAAGGGGGAGGTGTATGTGTTGAGCAAGGAGGAGGGGGGTCGGCACACGCCGTTTTTCAATGGGTATCGGCCGCAGTTTTATTTTCGGACGACGGATGTGACGGGGACGATTCGGTTGCCCGAGGGGGTGGAGATGGTGATGCCTGGGGATAATGTGAACATGGATGTGGAGTTGATCACACCGATCGCGATGGAAGAGGGTTTGCGGTTTGCGATTCGCGAGGGTGGTCGCACCGTCGGCGCTGGCGTCGTAACCAAAATTATCGAATAG
- a CDS encoding pentapeptide repeat-containing protein has product MSHTLLDSQDAKAMLLRGEPLQHFIIPSLDISRQTFDQNITIIDCIIDQFDASHCIFRGKVDCTKTQFGKRSAQHSESNLSNATPVGEDIKFCHSFFDQDAIFDCCEFYFPADFSQVNFSHGAQFNGTQFHQEVNFFAATLENLPSFEAARFHQEANFSSVHFGQEAIFRSSTFFDQSDFINAQFQNAEFENATFRNQANFENANFNGWADFSEGNFAGEANFIYANFENGADFSNAKFEHTAKFEKANFKEDCYFNETEFQSLADFDTAVFHKGADFRRCHFLDHAEFRSAQINDGCFADLLCEKPINLAKISATKIDFQGAQFRNDVTFSDSTVQQSANFSGARCEKLVCFDHAALTKSSFTQVQFSDHCSFQEAKFAVDAKFHNATFNTADFSRAVFLGPVHFDETKFGHTVLFRHAKFDQGEICFKCVTFLERADFTGAEFNDVICLQDVIAESIVITWEQVAGKMVTHRLKKYDEATRVYGLLKNIFERQNRYEDMDQAYRLFKRMERKARAKRGGHIWEQIKRFFNFLILDLGSGYGTRPMNIAITTLIIILLFGGIYYLGSDQIMVAGNPLSLSSPIERLVFCLYFSAVSFVTLGAENLSPNYYSWLKYVVTFQAFLGFFLMTLFVATFTRKVIR; this is encoded by the coding sequence ATGAGCCATACACTGTTAGATAGCCAAGATGCTAAAGCTATGCTGCTTCGAGGCGAGCCGTTGCAGCATTTCATTATTCCATCATTAGATATTTCGAGACAAACTTTCGATCAAAACATTACTATCATCGATTGTATCATCGATCAATTCGATGCCAGCCATTGTATCTTCAGAGGTAAAGTTGACTGCACCAAGACTCAGTTTGGGAAACGAAGTGCTCAGCATTCGGAATCCAATCTCTCAAATGCAACCCCAGTTGGCGAAGATATCAAATTTTGTCACAGTTTTTTTGATCAGGATGCTATTTTTGATTGTTGCGAATTTTATTTTCCAGCAGATTTCTCTCAAGTTAATTTTAGCCATGGAGCTCAATTCAACGGCACACAATTCCACCAAGAGGTAAACTTTTTTGCTGCAACTTTAGAAAACCTTCCATCTTTCGAAGCAGCGCGGTTTCATCAAGAAGCTAATTTTTCTAGTGTGCATTTCGGCCAGGAGGCAATTTTTCGATCGTCCACTTTCTTTGATCAGAGTGACTTCATAAATGCCCAATTTCAGAACGCTGAATTCGAAAATGCAACATTTAGAAACCAAGCCAATTTTGAAAATGCCAATTTCAATGGCTGGGCGGATTTTTCTGAGGGAAATTTTGCTGGCGAAGCCAATTTCATTTATGCTAATTTTGAAAACGGGGCTGATTTCAGTAATGCTAAATTCGAACATACGGCTAAATTTGAAAAAGCCAATTTTAAAGAAGACTGCTATTTCAATGAAACTGAATTTCAAAGCTTGGCCGATTTTGACACCGCAGTCTTCCACAAAGGCGCTGATTTCAGAAGATGCCATTTCCTCGATCATGCAGAATTCCGAAGTGCCCAGATCAATGACGGATGTTTCGCTGATCTTCTTTGTGAAAAACCGATAAACCTGGCGAAGATTTCCGCCACTAAGATCGACTTTCAAGGCGCCCAGTTTAGAAATGATGTCACTTTTTCTGATAGCACAGTGCAACAATCTGCCAATTTCAGCGGTGCAAGATGTGAAAAATTGGTCTGTTTCGATCATGCCGCGCTCACAAAATCGTCTTTTACTCAGGTCCAATTCAGTGACCACTGCTCGTTTCAAGAGGCTAAATTTGCTGTCGATGCAAAATTCCACAACGCCACATTCAACACCGCGGATTTTTCGAGGGCGGTCTTTCTTGGACCGGTCCACTTTGATGAAACCAAATTTGGTCATACGGTGCTTTTTCGTCATGCGAAATTTGATCAAGGTGAAATCTGTTTCAAATGTGTGACCTTTTTGGAGCGGGCGGATTTCACTGGTGCCGAGTTCAATGACGTGATTTGCCTTCAGGATGTGATCGCAGAATCCATCGTAATAACATGGGAACAGGTCGCTGGCAAAATGGTCACGCATCGGCTGAAAAAATACGATGAGGCTACCAGGGTCTATGGACTCCTAAAAAATATTTTTGAGCGACAAAATCGTTATGAAGATATGGATCAGGCTTATCGATTGTTCAAAAGGATGGAACGCAAGGCCAGGGCGAAGCGAGGCGGTCATATATGGGAACAGATCAAACGGTTTTTTAATTTTTTGATTCTCGATCTCGGTTCTGGCTATGGCACTCGTCCCATGAATATTGCAATCACCACATTGATCATTATTCTCCTTTTTGGAGGTATCTACTATCTTGGAAGTGATCAAATTATGGTTGCAGGAAATCCGCTTTCGTTATCCAGTCCCATAGAACGACTGGTCTTCTGCCTTTATTTTAGTGCGGTTTCGTTTGTTACATTGGGCGCTGAGAATTTGTCTCCCAATTACTACTCTTGGCTCAAATATGTCGTAACGTTCCAGGCGTTTCTTGGGTTCTTTTTGATGACGTTGTTTGTGGCCACTTTCACGCGCAAAGTCATCCGATAA
- the rpsJ gene encoding 30S ribosomal protein S10, whose amino-acid sequence MAGQKIRIKLKAYDHRLIDKSADKIIKTAKQTGAHISGPIPLPTKRTVYTVLRSPHVDKKSREQFETRIHKRLIDILNSNPKTVDALMKLELPAGVDVEIKV is encoded by the coding sequence ATGGCTGGACAAAAAATACGAATCAAATTGAAAGCTTATGACCATCGTCTGATTGACAAATCGGCCGATAAAATCATCAAGACGGCCAAACAAACTGGGGCTCATATCTCGGGACCGATCCCTTTACCGACAAAACGCACAGTTTACACGGTATTGCGCTCGCCCCATGTAGATAAAAAGTCCCGCGAGCAATTTGAGACGAGGATTCATAAGCGGTTGATTGATATTTTAAACTCAAATCCCAAAACGGTGGATGCATTGATGAAATTAGAACTACCGGCAGGAGTGGATGTTGAGATCAAAGTATGA
- the rplC gene encoding 50S ribosomal protein L3: protein MSSLIGKKIGMTRYFDDSGQNVVVTVLEAGPCYVTDLRTREKHGYDAVQLGFEPVREKLITRPLMGHFKRANVRPLRILKEFRNFDGMNNLKLGDELRVSLFSVGDLVSVTGISKGKGFMGAVKRHHFRGGPKTHGQSDRHRAPGSLGQSSYPSRVYKGLRMAGRMGNEQVTVRNLKVIKVDVEKNLLMVKGAVPGRNQNFVFIKKQQA, encoded by the coding sequence ATGAGTAGTCTAATCGGCAAAAAAATCGGAATGACACGGTATTTTGATGACAGTGGACAGAATGTGGTCGTCACGGTGCTGGAGGCTGGTCCCTGTTATGTTACCGACCTGCGCACGCGCGAAAAGCACGGTTATGATGCGGTGCAATTAGGTTTCGAACCAGTGCGCGAGAAGTTGATTACGCGTCCGCTTATGGGACACTTTAAGCGGGCCAACGTTAGACCGCTTCGAATTTTGAAGGAGTTTCGTAATTTTGATGGAATGAACAATTTGAAGTTGGGTGACGAGCTGAGGGTTAGTCTCTTTTCCGTTGGAGATCTGGTCTCGGTTACTGGGATCTCGAAAGGCAAGGGGTTTATGGGCGCAGTGAAACGGCATCATTTCCGCGGAGGCCCCAAAACCCATGGTCAAAGCGATCGACATCGCGCGCCGGGCTCATTAGGCCAGTCATCGTATCCTTCTCGCGTGTATAAGGGGTTGCGAATGGCGGGACGCATGGGCAATGAGCAAGTGACCGTTCGAAACCTTAAGGTGATTAAGGTGGATGTTGAAAAGAATTTGCTAATGGTGAAAGGTGCCGTCCCAGGTCGCAATCAAAATTTTGTGTTTATCAAGAAGCAGCAAGCCTAG